From the genome of Muricauda sp. SCSIO 64092, one region includes:
- a CDS encoding bile acid:sodium symporter family protein, whose product MEIGWFLEQLIDNVHINFDTKSLWALNVALALVMFGIALEIRLDDFKRLLKSPKLVLTGVLSQFILLPLVTFLLVWLTDPIPSIALGMFMVAACPGGNVSNFFTHMSRGNAALSVTLTAIATLLAIVMTPFNLSFWGGLYGPTASILKEISISPFAMVRLVALLLGIPLLLGMLVNYHRPKLARMMAKGFKVGSLLFFVVLVFMALYNNREVFMTYVLYVFWLVLLHNLLALLTGFSLGKLMGFDKGSIRCLTIETGIQNSGLGLLLIFTFFEGLGGMALLTAFWGIWHLISGLVLSGFWGYGSVEKEELV is encoded by the coding sequence ATGGAAATTGGATGGTTTTTGGAGCAACTCATAGATAACGTTCATATCAATTTTGATACAAAATCCCTATGGGCACTCAATGTGGCCCTGGCCCTCGTCATGTTTGGAATTGCCCTGGAAATACGATTGGACGATTTTAAACGACTGCTCAAATCGCCAAAATTGGTGTTGACCGGGGTGCTAAGTCAATTTATACTACTGCCATTGGTCACTTTTTTACTGGTATGGCTTACCGATCCCATACCCAGTATAGCTTTGGGTATGTTTATGGTAGCGGCCTGCCCCGGGGGAAATGTCTCCAACTTTTTTACACATATGTCCAGGGGTAATGCGGCCCTTTCCGTTACCCTCACTGCAATTGCAACACTTTTGGCGATAGTGATGACCCCTTTTAACCTTAGTTTTTGGGGTGGTCTATATGGACCCACGGCATCTATCTTAAAAGAGATTTCCATATCCCCGTTTGCCATGGTGCGCCTTGTTGCTTTATTGCTCGGTATACCCTTGCTATTGGGAATGTTGGTAAATTACCATAGGCCCAAATTGGCCAGGATGATGGCAAAAGGCTTTAAAGTCGGTTCCCTGCTCTTTTTTGTGGTATTGGTGTTCATGGCACTTTATAACAATAGGGAGGTTTTTATGACGTATGTACTGTATGTGTTCTGGTTGGTTTTGTTGCATAATTTGTTGGCCTTACTGACCGGTTTTTCCCTGGGTAAGTTAATGGGTTTTGATAAAGGCAGTATACGTTGTTTGACCATTGAAACCGGAATACAAAACTCTGGCCTTGGCCTTTTATTGATTTTTACTTTTTTCGAAGGCCTTGGCGGTATGGCCCTTTTAACGGCTTTTTGGGGCATATGGCATTTAATATCCGGTTTGGTACTTAGTGGGTTTTGGGGATATGGATCTGTTGAAAAAGAAGAATTGGTGTGA
- a CDS encoding thioredoxin family protein → MARTPSNMLPLGTPAPDFSLFDTVSGQTRSLSGLRGEKGTVIMFICNHCPFVVHVNPEISKLGKEYQEKGIGFVAISSNDVVNYPQDAPHLMTEVAQKEGYSFPYLYDESQDVAKAYDAACTPDFYLFNSSLKLVYRGQLDDSRPQNGLPLDGHDLRNAIDALLEGKSIDQDQKPSIGCNIKWIDNGH, encoded by the coding sequence ATGGCACGAACTCCGAGCAATATGCTACCATTGGGCACCCCTGCCCCCGATTTTTCGTTGTTTGATACCGTTAGTGGACAAACACGCAGCTTATCAGGGCTACGTGGCGAAAAAGGCACTGTCATTATGTTTATCTGTAATCACTGCCCTTTTGTGGTACATGTGAACCCAGAAATCTCAAAATTGGGTAAGGAATATCAAGAAAAAGGGATTGGATTTGTCGCCATTTCGAGCAATGATGTAGTGAACTATCCTCAAGATGCGCCCCATTTAATGACGGAAGTTGCACAAAAAGAGGGGTATTCCTTCCCTTATCTATATGATGAAAGCCAGGATGTGGCCAAAGCTTATGATGCTGCCTGCACTCCAGATTTCTATTTGTTCAACAGTTCGTTGAAACTGGTTTACAGAGGCCAATTGGACGATTCCCGCCCTCAAAACGGTTTGCCCTTAGACGGACATGATCTACGAAATGCCATAGATGCCCTTTTGGAGGGAAAATCCATTGACCAAGACCAAAAACCGAGTATAGGCTGTAATATTAAATGGATCGATAATGGGCATTAA